In a single window of the Alosa sapidissima isolate fAloSap1 chromosome 18, fAloSap1.pri, whole genome shotgun sequence genome:
- the LOC121689642 gene encoding uncharacterized protein LOC121689642 isoform X1 has translation MMIIVVSMKTAHVTHQQASQLLHNKFVVVLGDSIQRGVYKDLVLLLQKENYLAASQLKTKGEEQFENDELLEGGVKGPMSNGTQYKEIRQYSSDHHQVRFYFITRIYSEYVQRILEDLEKGPKPDLVIMNSCVWDVSRYGRQWEPDYMENLITFFKKIRAILPEEVLIIWNLTMPLGENIIGGFLVPEVAEFGPSLRFDIIEANYCSTTLASVYGLDVLDLHFQFRFSLQHRMKDGVHWNAVAHRRITCLLLAHVANAWGVELPPSQPPKGLNQSFSSEDLATKAMYQQPRKAQRPVTRWRLQERRADCYPLPDSPLKVSHCYGGLNQHFSEQYPATMEMYQQPRNAHNSGNDPRMRITRWRLQEKRGDHYLPPNILMKNPSCYGVTCVCLIGLSYNQSFGKQDPTTNEMYQQCGNAQNSVTRWSFQERRDDLCLPPVTPTKPSHCCRGLNQSFNEHHPPTNELYQQPRNTQNAETSWKLQERRDDFYLPPATPTKPSRCYGGLNRSFNKQDSAINEVYQQPRNAQNSVTSLRPQKRRADCYMMSTPHPKAPRCYGGAVRHVSLVSSNWQDPATNDLYQQPRNAQNSGVKQSFGEQDLATSVMYQQPRNTQDSVTRSSLQERRDDFYLPPATPTKPSRCYRVLNQSFSREDPATRWISRESRKEQCSEPTGFNRCENRLNYQCTYQEPHFREPHFVTRDFSRGYTAPQLAGQSYCTTRTKDPGFSLGNYQHHSPNDNYVMRNKYSGRAQYRPY, from the exons atgatgataat agtggTGAGCATGAAGACGGCACATGTTACACACCAACAAGCCAGCCAGCTTCTCCACAACAAATTTGTTGTTGTTCTGGGCGACTCCA TTCAGCGTGGGGTATACAAAGATCTTGTTCTGCTGTTGCAAAAGGAAAACTATCTGGCTGCATCTCAACTAAAGACCAAG GGTGAGGAGCAATTTGAGAACGATGAGCTTCTTGAGGGTGGCGTTAAAGGTCCAATGTCCAATGGGACTCAGTACAAGGAGATCCGACAATACAGTTCAGACCACCACCAAGTTCGCTTTTATTTTATTACACGCATATATTCTGAATATGTACAAAGAATTTTGGAGGACCTGGAAAAAGGTCCCAAACCGGATTTGGTGATCATGAACTCTTGCGTGTGGGACGTCTCCAG ATATGGGCGACAGTGGGAGCCAGACTACATGGAAAATTTGATCACATTTTTCAAAAAGATCAGAGCCATCCTCCCAGAAGAGGTTTTAATTATCTGGAACCTCACCATGCCTTTGGGAGAAAACATTATTGGTGGCTTTTTGGTGCCAGAG GTTGCAGAGTTTGGCCCGTCGCTGCGTTTTGATATCATCGAGGCCAACTACTGCAGCACCACGCTGGCCAGCGTGTACGGCCTGGACGTGCTGGACCTACACTTCCAGTTCCGCTTCAGCCTGCAGCACCGCATGAAGGACGGGGTGCACTGGAATGCCGTGGCCCATCGCCGCATCACCTGCCTGCTGCTGGCGCACGTTGCCAACGCCTGGGGTGTCGAGCTGCCACCATCACAGCCCCCAAAAG GTCTGAATCAGAGCTTTAGCAGCGAAGATCTAGCCACCAAGGCGATGTACCAACAGCCAAGGAAAGCCCAAAGACCAG TCACTAGATGGAGACTCCAGGAGAGGAGGGCTGACTGCTACCCACTGCCTGACAGCCCCTTGAAAGTTTCGCACTGCTATGGAG GTCTGAATCAGCACTTTAGCGAGCAATATCCAGCCACCATGGAGATGTACCAGCAACCAAGAAATGCTCACAATTCAGGGAACGACCCAAGAATGAGAA TCACTAGATGGAGATTACAGGAAAAGAGGGGTGACCACTACCTTCCGCCTAACATCCTCATGAAGAATCCATCCTGCTATGGAG tGACATGTGTCTGTCTTATAGGTCTGTCTTATAATCAGAGCTTTGGCAAGCAAGATCCAACTACCAATGAGATGTACCAGCAATGTGGGAATGCTCAGAATTCAG TCACCAGGTGGAGCTTCCAGGAAAGGAGGGATGACCTTTGTCTACCACCTGTCACCCCAACAAAGCCTTCACACTGTTGTCGAG GTCTGAATCAGAGTTTTAATGAGCATCATCCGCCCACCAATGAACTGTACCAACAACCAAGGAATACTCAGAATGCAG AGACCAGCTGGAAACTCCAGGAAAGGAGGGATGACTTCTACCTGCCACCTGCCACCCCAACAAAGCCTTCTCGCTGCTATGGAG GTCTGAATCGGAGCTTTAACAAACAAGATTCGGCCATCAATGAGGTGTACCAGCAGCCAAGGAATGCCCAGAATTCAG TCACTAGTTTGAGACCCCAGAAAAGGAGGGCGGACTGCTACATGATGTCTACCCCCCACCCGAAGGCTCCACGCTGCTATGGAGGTGCAG TGAGGCATGTCTCTCTTGTGAGTTCGAATTGGCAAGATCCAGCCACCAATGATCTGTACCAGCAACCAAGGAATGCCCAAAATTCAG GTGTGAAGCAGAGTTTTGGCGAACAAGATCTGGCTACCAGTGTGATGTACCAGCAACCAAGGAATACTCAGGATTCAG TCACTAGAAGCAGCCTTCAGGAAAGGAGGGATGACTTCTACCTGCCGCCTGCTACCCCAACAAAGCCTTCACGCTGCTATAGAG TGCTCAATCAGAGCTTTAGCCGGGAAGATCCAGCCACCAGATGGATCAGCAGGGAGTCAAGGAAAGAGCAGTGTTCAG AACCAACTGGATTTAACAGGTGCGAGAATCGCCTTAATTACCAGTGTACATACCAGGAGCCACATTTCAGGGAGCCACATTTTGTCACAAGAG ATTTCTCCAGAGGCTACACTGCACCTCAGCTGGCTGGACAGTCTTATTGTACGACCAGGACCAAAG ACCCAGGCTTCTCTCTTGGCAACTATCAACACCACTCTCCAA ATGACAACTATGTGATGCGAAACAAATACTCCGGCCGTGCCCAGTACAGGCCGTACTGA
- the LOC121689642 gene encoding uncharacterized protein LOC121689642 isoform X3, whose protein sequence is MMIIVVSMKTAHVTHQQASQLLHNKFVVVLGDSIQRGVYKDLVLLLQKENYLAASQLKTKGEEQFENDELLEGGVKGPMSNGTQYKEIRQYSSDHHQVRFYFITRIYSEYVQRILEDLEKGPKPDLVIMNSCVWDVSRYGRQWEPDYMENLITFFKKIRAILPEEVLIIWNLTMPLGENIIGGFLVPEVAEFGPSLRFDIIEANYCSTTLASVYGLDVLDLHFQFRFSLQHRMKDGVHWNAVAHRRITCLLLAHVANAWGVELPPSQPPKGLNQSFSSEDLATKAMYQQPRKAQRPVTRWRLQERRADCYPLPDSPLKVSHCYGGLNQHFSEQYPATMEMYQQPRNAHNSGNDPRMRITRWRLQEKRGDHYLPPNILMKNPSCYGVTCVCLIGLSYNQSFGKQDPTTNEMYQQCGNAQNSVTRWSFQERRDDLCLPPVTPTKPSHCCRGLNQSFNEHHPPTNELYQQPRNTQNAETSWKLQERRDDFYLPPATPTKPSRCYGGLNRSFNKQDSAINEVYQQPRNAQNSVTSLRPQKRRADCYMMSTPHPKAPRCYGGAVRHVSLVSSNWQDPATNDLYQQPRNAQNSGVKQSFGEQDLATSVMYQQPRNTQDSVTRSSLQERRDDFYLPPATPTKPSRCYRVLNQSFSREDPATRWISRESRKEQCSEPTGFNRCENRLNYQCTYQEPHFREPHFVTREHWSLMAALFLKISPEATLHLSWLDSLIVRPGPKTQASLLATINTTLQMTTM, encoded by the exons atgatgataat agtggTGAGCATGAAGACGGCACATGTTACACACCAACAAGCCAGCCAGCTTCTCCACAACAAATTTGTTGTTGTTCTGGGCGACTCCA TTCAGCGTGGGGTATACAAAGATCTTGTTCTGCTGTTGCAAAAGGAAAACTATCTGGCTGCATCTCAACTAAAGACCAAG GGTGAGGAGCAATTTGAGAACGATGAGCTTCTTGAGGGTGGCGTTAAAGGTCCAATGTCCAATGGGACTCAGTACAAGGAGATCCGACAATACAGTTCAGACCACCACCAAGTTCGCTTTTATTTTATTACACGCATATATTCTGAATATGTACAAAGAATTTTGGAGGACCTGGAAAAAGGTCCCAAACCGGATTTGGTGATCATGAACTCTTGCGTGTGGGACGTCTCCAG ATATGGGCGACAGTGGGAGCCAGACTACATGGAAAATTTGATCACATTTTTCAAAAAGATCAGAGCCATCCTCCCAGAAGAGGTTTTAATTATCTGGAACCTCACCATGCCTTTGGGAGAAAACATTATTGGTGGCTTTTTGGTGCCAGAG GTTGCAGAGTTTGGCCCGTCGCTGCGTTTTGATATCATCGAGGCCAACTACTGCAGCACCACGCTGGCCAGCGTGTACGGCCTGGACGTGCTGGACCTACACTTCCAGTTCCGCTTCAGCCTGCAGCACCGCATGAAGGACGGGGTGCACTGGAATGCCGTGGCCCATCGCCGCATCACCTGCCTGCTGCTGGCGCACGTTGCCAACGCCTGGGGTGTCGAGCTGCCACCATCACAGCCCCCAAAAG GTCTGAATCAGAGCTTTAGCAGCGAAGATCTAGCCACCAAGGCGATGTACCAACAGCCAAGGAAAGCCCAAAGACCAG TCACTAGATGGAGACTCCAGGAGAGGAGGGCTGACTGCTACCCACTGCCTGACAGCCCCTTGAAAGTTTCGCACTGCTATGGAG GTCTGAATCAGCACTTTAGCGAGCAATATCCAGCCACCATGGAGATGTACCAGCAACCAAGAAATGCTCACAATTCAGGGAACGACCCAAGAATGAGAA TCACTAGATGGAGATTACAGGAAAAGAGGGGTGACCACTACCTTCCGCCTAACATCCTCATGAAGAATCCATCCTGCTATGGAG tGACATGTGTCTGTCTTATAGGTCTGTCTTATAATCAGAGCTTTGGCAAGCAAGATCCAACTACCAATGAGATGTACCAGCAATGTGGGAATGCTCAGAATTCAG TCACCAGGTGGAGCTTCCAGGAAAGGAGGGATGACCTTTGTCTACCACCTGTCACCCCAACAAAGCCTTCACACTGTTGTCGAG GTCTGAATCAGAGTTTTAATGAGCATCATCCGCCCACCAATGAACTGTACCAACAACCAAGGAATACTCAGAATGCAG AGACCAGCTGGAAACTCCAGGAAAGGAGGGATGACTTCTACCTGCCACCTGCCACCCCAACAAAGCCTTCTCGCTGCTATGGAG GTCTGAATCGGAGCTTTAACAAACAAGATTCGGCCATCAATGAGGTGTACCAGCAGCCAAGGAATGCCCAGAATTCAG TCACTAGTTTGAGACCCCAGAAAAGGAGGGCGGACTGCTACATGATGTCTACCCCCCACCCGAAGGCTCCACGCTGCTATGGAGGTGCAG TGAGGCATGTCTCTCTTGTGAGTTCGAATTGGCAAGATCCAGCCACCAATGATCTGTACCAGCAACCAAGGAATGCCCAAAATTCAG GTGTGAAGCAGAGTTTTGGCGAACAAGATCTGGCTACCAGTGTGATGTACCAGCAACCAAGGAATACTCAGGATTCAG TCACTAGAAGCAGCCTTCAGGAAAGGAGGGATGACTTCTACCTGCCGCCTGCTACCCCAACAAAGCCTTCACGCTGCTATAGAG TGCTCAATCAGAGCTTTAGCCGGGAAGATCCAGCCACCAGATGGATCAGCAGGGAGTCAAGGAAAGAGCAGTGTTCAG AACCAACTGGATTTAACAGGTGCGAGAATCGCCTTAATTACCAGTGTACATACCAGGAGCCACATTTCAGGGAGCCACATTTTGTCACAAGAG AACATTGGTCCCTTATGGCTGCATTGTTTCTCAAGATTTCTCCAGAGGCTACACTGCACCTCAGCTGGCTGGACAGTCTTATTGTACGACCAGGACCAAAG ACCCAGGCTTCTCTCTTGGCAACTATCAACACCACTCTCCAA ATGACAACTATGTGA
- the LOC121689642 gene encoding uncharacterized protein LOC121689642 isoform X6, with product MMIIVVSMKTAHVTHQQASQLLHNKFVVVLGDSIQRGVYKDLVLLLQKENYLAASQLKTKGEEQFENDELLEGGVKGPMSNGTQYKEIRQYSSDHHQVRFYFITRIYSEYVQRILEDLEKGPKPDLVIMNSCVWDVSRYGRQWEPDYMENLITFFKKIRAILPEEVLIIWNLTMPLGENIIGGFLVPEVAEFGPSLRFDIIEANYCSTTLASVYGLDVLDLHFQFRFSLQHRMKDGVHWNAVAHRRITCLLLAHVANAWGVELPPSQPPKGLNQSFSSEDLATKAMYQQPRKAQRPVTRWRLQERRADCYPLPDSPLKVSHCYGGLNQHFSEQYPATMEMYQQPRNAHNSGNDPRMRITRWRLQEKRGDHYLPPNILMKNPSCYGVTCVCLIGLSYNQSFGKQDPTTNEMYQQCGNAQNSVTRWSFQERRDDLCLPPVTPTKPSHCCRGLNQSFNEHHPPTNELYQQPRNTQNAETSWKLQERRDDFYLPPATPTKPSRCYGGLNRSFNKQDSAINEVYQQPRNAQNSVTSLRPQKRRADCYMMSTPHPKAPRCYGGAGVKQSFGEQDLATSVMYQQPRNTQDSVTRSSLQERRDDFYLPPATPTKPSRCYRVLNQSFSREDPATRWISRESRKEQCSEPTGFNRCENRLNYQCTYQEPHFREPHFVTRDFSRGYTAPQLAGQSYCTTRTKDPGFSLGNYQHHSPNDNYVMRNKYSGRAQYRPY from the exons atgatgataat agtggTGAGCATGAAGACGGCACATGTTACACACCAACAAGCCAGCCAGCTTCTCCACAACAAATTTGTTGTTGTTCTGGGCGACTCCA TTCAGCGTGGGGTATACAAAGATCTTGTTCTGCTGTTGCAAAAGGAAAACTATCTGGCTGCATCTCAACTAAAGACCAAG GGTGAGGAGCAATTTGAGAACGATGAGCTTCTTGAGGGTGGCGTTAAAGGTCCAATGTCCAATGGGACTCAGTACAAGGAGATCCGACAATACAGTTCAGACCACCACCAAGTTCGCTTTTATTTTATTACACGCATATATTCTGAATATGTACAAAGAATTTTGGAGGACCTGGAAAAAGGTCCCAAACCGGATTTGGTGATCATGAACTCTTGCGTGTGGGACGTCTCCAG ATATGGGCGACAGTGGGAGCCAGACTACATGGAAAATTTGATCACATTTTTCAAAAAGATCAGAGCCATCCTCCCAGAAGAGGTTTTAATTATCTGGAACCTCACCATGCCTTTGGGAGAAAACATTATTGGTGGCTTTTTGGTGCCAGAG GTTGCAGAGTTTGGCCCGTCGCTGCGTTTTGATATCATCGAGGCCAACTACTGCAGCACCACGCTGGCCAGCGTGTACGGCCTGGACGTGCTGGACCTACACTTCCAGTTCCGCTTCAGCCTGCAGCACCGCATGAAGGACGGGGTGCACTGGAATGCCGTGGCCCATCGCCGCATCACCTGCCTGCTGCTGGCGCACGTTGCCAACGCCTGGGGTGTCGAGCTGCCACCATCACAGCCCCCAAAAG GTCTGAATCAGAGCTTTAGCAGCGAAGATCTAGCCACCAAGGCGATGTACCAACAGCCAAGGAAAGCCCAAAGACCAG TCACTAGATGGAGACTCCAGGAGAGGAGGGCTGACTGCTACCCACTGCCTGACAGCCCCTTGAAAGTTTCGCACTGCTATGGAG GTCTGAATCAGCACTTTAGCGAGCAATATCCAGCCACCATGGAGATGTACCAGCAACCAAGAAATGCTCACAATTCAGGGAACGACCCAAGAATGAGAA TCACTAGATGGAGATTACAGGAAAAGAGGGGTGACCACTACCTTCCGCCTAACATCCTCATGAAGAATCCATCCTGCTATGGAG tGACATGTGTCTGTCTTATAGGTCTGTCTTATAATCAGAGCTTTGGCAAGCAAGATCCAACTACCAATGAGATGTACCAGCAATGTGGGAATGCTCAGAATTCAG TCACCAGGTGGAGCTTCCAGGAAAGGAGGGATGACCTTTGTCTACCACCTGTCACCCCAACAAAGCCTTCACACTGTTGTCGAG GTCTGAATCAGAGTTTTAATGAGCATCATCCGCCCACCAATGAACTGTACCAACAACCAAGGAATACTCAGAATGCAG AGACCAGCTGGAAACTCCAGGAAAGGAGGGATGACTTCTACCTGCCACCTGCCACCCCAACAAAGCCTTCTCGCTGCTATGGAG GTCTGAATCGGAGCTTTAACAAACAAGATTCGGCCATCAATGAGGTGTACCAGCAGCCAAGGAATGCCCAGAATTCAG TCACTAGTTTGAGACCCCAGAAAAGGAGGGCGGACTGCTACATGATGTCTACCCCCCACCCGAAGGCTCCACGCTGCTATGGAGGTGCAG GTGTGAAGCAGAGTTTTGGCGAACAAGATCTGGCTACCAGTGTGATGTACCAGCAACCAAGGAATACTCAGGATTCAG TCACTAGAAGCAGCCTTCAGGAAAGGAGGGATGACTTCTACCTGCCGCCTGCTACCCCAACAAAGCCTTCACGCTGCTATAGAG TGCTCAATCAGAGCTTTAGCCGGGAAGATCCAGCCACCAGATGGATCAGCAGGGAGTCAAGGAAAGAGCAGTGTTCAG AACCAACTGGATTTAACAGGTGCGAGAATCGCCTTAATTACCAGTGTACATACCAGGAGCCACATTTCAGGGAGCCACATTTTGTCACAAGAG ATTTCTCCAGAGGCTACACTGCACCTCAGCTGGCTGGACAGTCTTATTGTACGACCAGGACCAAAG ACCCAGGCTTCTCTCTTGGCAACTATCAACACCACTCTCCAA ATGACAACTATGTGATGCGAAACAAATACTCCGGCCGTGCCCAGTACAGGCCGTACTGA
- the LOC121689642 gene encoding uncharacterized protein LOC121689642 isoform X2, with translation MMIIVVSMKTAHVTHQQASQLLHNKFVVVLGDSIQRGVYKDLVLLLQKENYLAASQLKTKGEEQFENDELLEGGVKGPMSNGTQYKEIRQYSSDHHQVRFYFITRIYSEYVQRILEDLEKGPKPDLVIMNSCVWDVSRYGRQWEPDYMENLITFFKKIRAILPEEVLIIWNLTMPLGENIIGGFLVPEVAEFGPSLRFDIIEANYCSTTLASVYGLDVLDLHFQFRFSLQHRMKDGVHWNAVAHRRITCLLLAHVANAWGVELPPSQPPKGLNQSFSSEDLATKAMYQQPRKAQRPVTRWRLQERRADCYPLPDSPLKVSHCYGGLNQHFSEQYPATMEMYQQPRNAHNSGNDPRMRITRWRLQEKRGDHYLPPNILMKNPSCYGVTCVCLIGLSYNQSFGKQDPTTNEMYQQCGNAQNSVTRWSFQERRDDLCLPPVTPTKPSHCCRGLNQSFNEHHPPTNELYQQPRNTQNAETSWKLQERRDDFYLPPATPTKPSRCYGGLNRSFNKQDSAINEVYQQPRNAQNSVTSLRPQKRRADCYMMSTPHPKAPRCYGVRHVSLVSSNWQDPATNDLYQQPRNAQNSGVKQSFGEQDLATSVMYQQPRNTQDSVTRSSLQERRDDFYLPPATPTKPSRCYRVLNQSFSREDPATRWISRESRKEQCSEPTGFNRCENRLNYQCTYQEPHFREPHFVTRDFSRGYTAPQLAGQSYCTTRTKDPGFSLGNYQHHSPNDNYVMRNKYSGRAQYRPY, from the exons atgatgataat agtggTGAGCATGAAGACGGCACATGTTACACACCAACAAGCCAGCCAGCTTCTCCACAACAAATTTGTTGTTGTTCTGGGCGACTCCA TTCAGCGTGGGGTATACAAAGATCTTGTTCTGCTGTTGCAAAAGGAAAACTATCTGGCTGCATCTCAACTAAAGACCAAG GGTGAGGAGCAATTTGAGAACGATGAGCTTCTTGAGGGTGGCGTTAAAGGTCCAATGTCCAATGGGACTCAGTACAAGGAGATCCGACAATACAGTTCAGACCACCACCAAGTTCGCTTTTATTTTATTACACGCATATATTCTGAATATGTACAAAGAATTTTGGAGGACCTGGAAAAAGGTCCCAAACCGGATTTGGTGATCATGAACTCTTGCGTGTGGGACGTCTCCAG ATATGGGCGACAGTGGGAGCCAGACTACATGGAAAATTTGATCACATTTTTCAAAAAGATCAGAGCCATCCTCCCAGAAGAGGTTTTAATTATCTGGAACCTCACCATGCCTTTGGGAGAAAACATTATTGGTGGCTTTTTGGTGCCAGAG GTTGCAGAGTTTGGCCCGTCGCTGCGTTTTGATATCATCGAGGCCAACTACTGCAGCACCACGCTGGCCAGCGTGTACGGCCTGGACGTGCTGGACCTACACTTCCAGTTCCGCTTCAGCCTGCAGCACCGCATGAAGGACGGGGTGCACTGGAATGCCGTGGCCCATCGCCGCATCACCTGCCTGCTGCTGGCGCACGTTGCCAACGCCTGGGGTGTCGAGCTGCCACCATCACAGCCCCCAAAAG GTCTGAATCAGAGCTTTAGCAGCGAAGATCTAGCCACCAAGGCGATGTACCAACAGCCAAGGAAAGCCCAAAGACCAG TCACTAGATGGAGACTCCAGGAGAGGAGGGCTGACTGCTACCCACTGCCTGACAGCCCCTTGAAAGTTTCGCACTGCTATGGAG GTCTGAATCAGCACTTTAGCGAGCAATATCCAGCCACCATGGAGATGTACCAGCAACCAAGAAATGCTCACAATTCAGGGAACGACCCAAGAATGAGAA TCACTAGATGGAGATTACAGGAAAAGAGGGGTGACCACTACCTTCCGCCTAACATCCTCATGAAGAATCCATCCTGCTATGGAG tGACATGTGTCTGTCTTATAGGTCTGTCTTATAATCAGAGCTTTGGCAAGCAAGATCCAACTACCAATGAGATGTACCAGCAATGTGGGAATGCTCAGAATTCAG TCACCAGGTGGAGCTTCCAGGAAAGGAGGGATGACCTTTGTCTACCACCTGTCACCCCAACAAAGCCTTCACACTGTTGTCGAG GTCTGAATCAGAGTTTTAATGAGCATCATCCGCCCACCAATGAACTGTACCAACAACCAAGGAATACTCAGAATGCAG AGACCAGCTGGAAACTCCAGGAAAGGAGGGATGACTTCTACCTGCCACCTGCCACCCCAACAAAGCCTTCTCGCTGCTATGGAG GTCTGAATCGGAGCTTTAACAAACAAGATTCGGCCATCAATGAGGTGTACCAGCAGCCAAGGAATGCCCAGAATTCAG TCACTAGTTTGAGACCCCAGAAAAGGAGGGCGGACTGCTACATGATGTCTACCCCCCACCCGAAGGCTCCACGCTGCTATGGAG TGAGGCATGTCTCTCTTGTGAGTTCGAATTGGCAAGATCCAGCCACCAATGATCTGTACCAGCAACCAAGGAATGCCCAAAATTCAG GTGTGAAGCAGAGTTTTGGCGAACAAGATCTGGCTACCAGTGTGATGTACCAGCAACCAAGGAATACTCAGGATTCAG TCACTAGAAGCAGCCTTCAGGAAAGGAGGGATGACTTCTACCTGCCGCCTGCTACCCCAACAAAGCCTTCACGCTGCTATAGAG TGCTCAATCAGAGCTTTAGCCGGGAAGATCCAGCCACCAGATGGATCAGCAGGGAGTCAAGGAAAGAGCAGTGTTCAG AACCAACTGGATTTAACAGGTGCGAGAATCGCCTTAATTACCAGTGTACATACCAGGAGCCACATTTCAGGGAGCCACATTTTGTCACAAGAG ATTTCTCCAGAGGCTACACTGCACCTCAGCTGGCTGGACAGTCTTATTGTACGACCAGGACCAAAG ACCCAGGCTTCTCTCTTGGCAACTATCAACACCACTCTCCAA ATGACAACTATGTGATGCGAAACAAATACTCCGGCCGTGCCCAGTACAGGCCGTACTGA